In a single window of the Montipora capricornis isolate CH-2021 chromosome 11, ASM3666992v2, whole genome shotgun sequence genome:
- the LOC138023346 gene encoding uncharacterized protein, with translation MRVEFYGCLAARPCASPVGIQSGKIRNTAMTASSTVNAYLGPYRARLHISGSGRFKGAWVPKIRNSNQWLQITFGRPMKITGIATQGRADAKQFVTRYLVAFSQDNVHFEYYMEYGNFKYFQANSDRFSVKDNSFSPPIKCSYFRVLPKGWYSTIALRLELYGCPENRCSMPLGVADRRIPNPLMTASSYHSFYCGPWNARLHQRRVSRLGGSWCARTNNQRQWLQIDFEALASITGVATQGRYDADQWVKSYKITFSKDGSNYYYYKERGVVKLYGGNSDRYIVVTHTFNRRIIARFIRLHPVSYHGWMSMRVEFYGCIIGPRCNRPIGIENGKIRGTQISASSEADSNHAAQLGRLNQKPSGKKIGAWAAGSVSAYQWLQIDLKIPMKLTSVTTQGRNDNTNQWVTRYLIEYSLDGAHFTTYWSQGNVYYFPGNRNRDGIVMHRLFPMPRARILRFLPKNWHRWISMRVELNGCPSGRCSLPLGLEDKRILDGALSASSFANHNLAPWLGRINSIRSWSSRVNNARQWLQIYLGNLARLTGIATQGRRDAHQWVTRYVLSYGNGMSFKAYREKRKIRMFRGNSDRNTIVSYTLLAPFTAQYVRFHPKAWRSHISMRVELYGCQKELTRLCSYPLGIQSGGVKDAQITASSIWDKYHQPYFGRLKRVRRGRNMGGWAARHNNQNQWIQFDLRRILKITMVSTQGRKIVKQWVTRYTISHSIDCVHFVPYKEKDRLKYFTGNYDGVSVVTRTLTPPIVTRCVRIHPRGWYRHISFRAELHGCTPERCDIPLGMEDGRLPDVALTASSIYHTNYAAYQGRLNSMRSGAKFGSWIAKHNNKHQWFQVDLGNRAIIIKCATQGRYDANQWVSSYTIRYGMNGFHFKIYKEGGRTRVFQGNSERQIIVMNRFLSPIRARFVRLYPRTWYGHISMRMELYGCSRGHMCNRPLGMMSGVITNTAITASSMLDKYRAPFLARLNGRRMGKYYGAWFARHNNRYQWLQIDLGRLCKIIRVGTQGSALSNYWVTTYYLSSSVDGIHFAKYRQNSRDKYFPGNRDRTTVVYNSVIPSIRARFLRFHPWSWRSHIAMRVEVFGCALGACGAPLGFEDGRLPKYNFKASSMWDARHGPWRARLNLLNSGGSGGWIPRSSNVFQYMQVDLGQISRIVAVATQGRYEANQWVKKYEISYSKGGSKFTFYSIKKKVQMFPGNSDRYTVVFNRLYPSFRGRYVRFYPKQWHSFIAMRIELYGCNQAMFRMCFRPLGMQSNHIPNSTITASSQWDKSLTPARARLNVKRVGSLGGAWCVKRNDHNQYLQIDLRKPTRITKVITQGRYDANQFVRNYYLYYSQNGRTFLPIKEGGKVKLMKGNFDRFSLVEQPIDPPVNGRYLRFNPRSWHSHICMRVEVYGCTTDYPVISRPVIRPVMRRGRSCSRIALRCNFNIRGRRKTSTLTRVEWFVNKKVTKVETVRGTHAELMENTYGFKAGTTVSCRAKTRYTNGKDWTMYQSSKDFFAGIKVHPKSLRMTDSSDWKIVRLSTLIPIRSHVNRHPSVVVNLDDHDEFVTDKCSLSLTERNRRNFGFYIKPIRDFKKIKNQKIQVWFRPIKSTPGLCGFWKGYRLPSIKVITTNRGVKKCHGTGDPHYRTFDGKYYDILRNAGTYVMTKSTRRNFEVQARIWPCWRVVCNCGVAIRENNDVVTIDMCHGPWRRTSPRVVQKSRAPLGNRMKIRRYGSGQSTRFKVMMRSGAIVEAHCQYWGMSLYLTVPGIDSGATVGLCGNNNGNAADDLERKGIYTFARKYMLKPGTTLFEKLPPRISTVRRRVRPSCSCVKKGNRRFNTCDVKPLPDTDK, from the exons ATGCGAGTAGAATTCTATGGGTGTTTGGCAG CTCGACCGTGCGCATCTCCAGTTGGCATACAAAGCGGCAAAATAAGGAACACCGCTATGACAGCTTCTTCAACAGTCAACGCTTACCTCGGTCCTTACCGTGCCAGACTCCACATTTCAGGCTCTGGACGTTTTAAGGGGGCCTGGGTCCCAAAGATTCGCAACTCGAACCAATGGCTACAAATTACGTTCGGTCGACCGATGAAAATCACAGGAATTGCTACGCAAGGGCGCGCTGACGCCAAGCAGTTTGTCACGCGATATCTGGTGGCGTTTAGTCAGGATAATGTACACTTTGAATATTACATGGAGTATGGAAATTTCAAG TACTTCCAGGCAAACAGCGATCGCTTCTCTGTAAAGGACAATTCATTTTCTCCACCAATCAAATGCAGTTATTTCCGTGTTCTTCCCAAAGGCTGGTATAGCACCATTGCATTGAGGCTTGAACTTTACGGATGTCCAGAAA ATCGTTGTAGCATGCCACTCGGTGTAGCCGATCGTCGCATACCCAATCCTCTGATGACAGCTTCCTCGTATCACAGTTTCTACTGTGGCCCTTGGAACGCTCGCTTACACCAAAGGAGAGTTTCCAGACTGGGCGGATCCTGGTGTGCACGCACCAATAATCAGAGGCAGTGGTTACAG ATTGATTTTGAGGCCTTAGCAAGTATAACAGGAGTTGCCACTCAAGGCAGATATGATGCAGATCAGTGGGTCAAGAGTTATAAAATCACGTTTAGCAAAGATGGCTCcaactattattattacaaagaGAGAGGAGTCGTTAAG TTGTATGGAGGCAATTCTGACCGCTATATTGTAGTAACACACACCTTCAACCGACGAATAATCGCCCGTTTTATCCGTCTGCACCCGGTTTCTTATCATGGATGGATGTCGATGAGAGTGGAGTTCTATGGATGCATTATTG GTCCACGATGTAATCGACCGATTGGAATAGAAAACGGTAAGATACGCGGCACACAGATCAGCGCATCCTCCGAAGCAGATAGTAACCACGCCGCACAACTTGGCCGACTCAACCAAAAGCCCTCTGGGAAAAAGATCGGAGCATGGGCGGCAGGTAGTGTCAGCGCCTATCAGTGGTTACAGATCGACTTGAAGATACCCATGAAGCTTACAAGTGTCACTACTCAAGGAAGAAACGATAATACCAATCAGTGGGTAACACGTTATCTGATTGAATACAGTCTTGACGGAGCACACTTCACCACTTACTGGTCACAAGGAAATGTATAT TATTTCCCTGGAAATCGCAATAGAGACGGCATTGTTATGCACCGGCTTTTCCCAATGCCTCGAGCCAGAATCCTTCGGTTCCTTCCAAAGAACTGGCACCGGTGGATCTCGATGAGAGTTGAACTCAACGGCTGCCCATCTG GACGCTGTTCTCTTCCGCTTGGCTTGGAAGACAAACGAATTTTAGACGGAGCTCTAAGCGCGTCATCTTTTGCCAACCACAACTTGGCGCCATGGCTTGGAAGGATCAATTCTATCCGTTCGTGGAGCTCGCGCGTGAATAACGCTCGTCAATGGCTTCAGATATATTTGGGAAATCTCGCGCGTTTGACGGGTATCGCAACACAGGGCAGAAGGGATGCACATCAATGGGTCACGCGATATGTGCTGTCGTACGGAAATGGAATGAGCTTTAAAGCTTATagagaaaagagaaagataAGA ATGTTCCGTGGTAATTCAGACAGAAATACCATTGTATCGTACACGTTACTTGCACCATTCACAGCCCAGTATGTCCGTTTCCACCCCAAAGCCTGGAGAAGCCATATCTCGATGAGAGTTGAGCTCTATGGATGCCAGAAAG AACTCACAAGACTCTGCAGCTATCCGCTTGGTATACAGAGTGGTGGCGTAAAAGACGCTCAGATTACTGCCTCGTCTATATGGGACAAATACCACCAGCCTTATTTTGGAAGGCTAAAGCGCGTGCGCAGGGGTCGAAATATGGGAGGCTGGGCAGCCCGTCACAATAATCAAAATCAATGGATACAATTTGATCTTCGTCGCATCCTCAAGATAACTATGGTGTCCACCCAAGGAAGAAAAATTGTTAAGCAATGGGTTACTCGTTATACTATTTCACACAGCATCGACTGTGTGCATTTTGTGCCTTACAAGGAAAAGGATCGTTTGAAG TACTTCACAGGAAACTACGACGGGGTATCAGTTGTCACCAGGACACTTACTCCGCCAATCGTAACGCGTTGTGTCCGTATTCACCCACGTGGCTGGTATCGGCACATATCCTTTAGAGCAGAATTACACGGCTGCACTCCAG AGCGCTGTGATATCCCTCTTGGCATGGAAGACGGCCGCTTACCTGATGTCGCTTTAACAGCTTCGTCCATCTACCACACCAATTACGCAGCTTACCAAGGCAGGCTGAATTCCATGCGCAGTGGCGCTAAATTCGGCTCCTGGATCGCGAAGCACAATAACAAACACCAGTGGTTCCAGGTGGACCTTGGTAACCGGGCAATCATCATCAAATGCGCGACACAAGGAAGATACGATGCCAACCAATGGGTGTCGAGTTACACGATTCGTTATGGGATGAATGGGTTccactttaagatctacaaaGAAGGAGGACGTACAAGG GTCTTCCAAGGAAACTCCGAGAGGCAGATAATAGTGATGAACCGTTTCCTCTCACCGATCCGCGCCCGGTTTGTAAGACTCTACCCCAGAACATGGTATGGTCACATCTCCATGAGGATGGAGTTGTACGGTTGCAGCAGAG GACACATGTGCAATAGACCACTGGGTATGATGAGTGGGGTTATCACGAACACCGCCATTACTGCTTCATCAATGTTGGATAAATATCGCGCTCCTTTCTTAGCAAGGCTGAACGGACGGCGCATGGGCAAATACTATGGCGCGTGGTTTGCAAG GCACAATAATCGTTATCAGTGGCTTCAAATCGACCTCGGCCGGTTATGCAAGATTATCCGAGTTGGCACACAAGGCAGTGCGTTGTCCAATTACTGGGTGACTACATATTACTTATCGTCCAGTGTTGACGGAATACACTTTGCGAAGTACAGGCAGAATTCAAGAGATAAG TATTTCCCTGGCAACCGTGACAGAACCACTGTAGTGTACAATTCCGTTATCCCGTCAATCAGAGCTCGATTCCTGCGATTCCACCCATGGTCTTGGAGAAGCCACATCGCTATGAGGGTCGAAGTATTTGGCTGTGCTTTAG GCGCATGTGGGGCGCCATTGGGTTTCGAAGACGGGCGCCTTCCAAAGTACAACTTCAAAGCCTCATCCATGTGGGATGCACGACACGGCCCGTGGAGAGCTCGACTGAATCTGCTCAACAGTGGTGGCTCAGGCGGATGGATTCCGCGTTCTAGCAACGTGTTCCAATATATGCAGGTTGACCTCGGTCAAATTTCAAGGATCGTTGCCGTGGCAACGCAAGGTCGATACGAGGCCAACCAATGGGTCAAGAAATACGAGATAAGTTACAGTAAAGGTGGCAGCAAGTTCACGTTTTACAGCATCAAGAAAAAGGTCCAG aTGTTCCCTGGAAACAGTGATAGATACACTGTGGTTTTCAATCGTCTGTACCCCAGTTTCCGTGGCCGCTATGTCCGGTTTTATCCAAAACAGTGGCACAGTTTCATAGCTATGAGAATTGAACTTTACGGCTGCAATCAAG cCATGTTCCGCATGTGCTTCCGGCCACTTGGAATGCAGAGTAACCACATTCCGAACAGTACCATTACAGCTTCTTCACAGTGGGACAAGAGTCTCACTCCAGCACGAGCTCGACTCAACGTCAA GCGTGTTGGTAGTCTTGGAGGGGCGTGGTGCGTGAAACGCAACGACCACAATCAGTATTTACAAATTGATCTTCGGAAACCCACAAGAATTACAAAAGTCATTACTCAGGGGAGGTATGACGCCAACCAGTTTGTCAGGAACTACTACCTTTACTACAGCCAGAATGGACGTACCTTCTTACCCATCAAGGAGGGAGGAAAAGTTAAG CTGATGAAAGGCAACTTTGACAGGTTCTCTTTAGTAGAGCAGCCGATCGATCCGCCCGTTAATGGACGTTACTTGCGGTTTAATCCGCGATCTTGGCACTCTCATATCTGTATGAGGGTTGAAGTGTACGGCTGCACTACAG ATTATCCAGTAATTTCCCGTCCAGTGATACGCCCAGTGATGAGACGGGGTCGTAGTTGTTCCAGAATCGCTCTCCGCTGCAACTTCAACATCCGAGGCCGACGAAAGACCTCAACGCTGACACGTGTTGAATGGTTTGTGAACAAGAAAGTTACCAAAGTGGAGACGGTGCGAGGAACGCACGCCGAACTCATGGAAAACACTTACGGATTCAAAGCAGGAACAACG gTCTCTTGTCGCGCTAAAACTCGATATACGAATGGAAAGGATTGGACCATGTACCAGAGTAGCAAGGACTTCTTTGCGGGCATCAAG GTTCATCCCAAGTCTTTACGAATGACAGATAGCTCCGATTGGAAAATTGTGCGACTGAGCACACTTATACCAATCAGGTCTCATGTTAACAGGCACCCATCAGTGGTTGTGAACCTGGATGACCATGATGAATTCGTAACCGACAAATGTAGTTTGAGCTTAACAGAAAGAAACAGGCGAAATTTCGGCTTCTACATCAAGCCTATTAGAGACttcaagaaaatcaagaacCAAAAGATCCAGGTTTGGTTCCGTCCCATCAAATCCACTCCTGGTCTGTGTGGATTCTGGAAAGGATATAGGCTGCCGTCTATCAAG GTTATAACGACAAACCGAGGTGTCAAGAAATGTCATGGAACTGGTGACCCTCATTATCGCACGTTTGATGGAAA GTATTACGATATCTTGAGAAACGCTGGTACCTACGTTATGACAAAGAGCACGAGAAGAAACTTTGAG GTCCAAGCGCGTATCTGGCCTTGCTGGCGTGTAGTGTGCAACTGCGGCGTCGCAATACGGGAAAACAATGACGTTGTCACGATTGACATGTGTCACGGCCCATGGCGACGCACCAGTCCACGTGTCGTACAGAAATCCCGAGCGCCTCTCGGAAACCGAATGAAAATCCGTCGATATGGTTCGGGTCAAAGTACACGATTCAAG GTCATGATGCGGTCTGGTGCAATCGTTGAAGCTCACTGTCAATACTGGGGTATGAGCCTTTACTTAACCGTTCCTGGTATAGACAGCGGGGCTACTGTAGGTCTGTGCGGAAACAATAATGGAAATGCTGCAGATGACTTGGAGAGAAAGGGCATTTACACATTTGCcaggaaatacat GTTGAAACCCGGGACCACTCTCTTCGAAAAGCTTCCACCTCGAATTTCCACCGTTAGACGACGGGTAAGACCCTCGTGCTCATGCGTCAAAAAAGGAAACCGCCGCTTTAACACCTGTGACGTCAAACCTCTACCAGACACTGACAAG